TCATCGCGGGGTACGTCGAAGGCCTGAAGGACGCCGACCGGCTGCTCGACGTGGGCGAGAAAGCGATGCAGGCCGGCAAGCCCATCCTCATGTGGAAGGTCGGCAACACCGAGCAGGGCCAGCGCGCTGCGGCGTCGCACACGGCCAACCTCGGCGGGGCGATGGCGCTCTATCGCGCGGCGTTCAGGCAGAAAGGCATCATCCAGGTCGACGACATCCAGGACGTGGTCGACTACGGTCGCGCGTTCCGCTCGGGACGGCTGCCGAAAGGCAACCGGCTGGCGATCATCACGATCTCGGGCGGCGCGGGCATCCTGATGACCGACGAGATCGTCGCGCGCGGCATGCAGCTCGCGCAGCTTGCGCCCGAGACGCTGGCGAAGCTCAAAGCGTTCATCCCGTCGTTCGGATCGCTGCTGAACCCGGTCGACGTCACCGCGGCGATCTTCAACGACCTCACGCTGATCGACCGCACGCTGCAGACGATCATCGACGATCCGGGCGTGGACTGCGTCGCGATGATCAACGCCTCGCTGCAGGGCGAGCTCGCGCACGCCATCGCGGCCGAGATCGTCGCGGGGGCGAAGAAGACCGACAAGCCGGTATTCCTCTGCTGGAGCGCGCGCGACGTGTCCGCGGTCGATGCCTACGGCCTGCTCGACGCCGCGCGCATCCCGCACTACAAGTCGCCGGTGCGCTGCGGCCGGGCGCTGGCGGCGGTGTCGTGGTACGCGGAAGCGAAGCGCCGCGTTGAGGCGCAGCGCAACGAAAGACCGCTGGTCCTCCAGGGCCCTGGGGCGAAGAAGCTCCTCGCGGGGCGCACCGCCGACGTCGCGGAGCACGAAGCGAAGCGCATCCTCGCCGAATACGGCATCCCGGCGACGCAGGAGGCGCTCGCCGCGACCGCGGACGAAGCAGTCGCGGCGGCGAAGCGCATCGGCTACCCGGTCGCGATCAAGATCCAGTCGCCCGACATCTCGCACAAGACCGAAGCCAAAGCGGTAAAGCTCGGGCTGGCGGACGATGCCGAGCTGCGCAAGGCGTTCGACGAGGTCGTCGCCAACTCGCGCGCCTATAAGGCCGACGCCAAGATCGAAGGCGTGCTGGTGCAGGAGATGGTCAAAGGCGGCACCGAGGCGATACTCGGCGTCACCAACGATCCGCTGTTCGGCCCGGCGGTGATGTTCGGCCTCGGCGGCATCTTCGCGGAGGTGCTGAAGGACGTCGCGTTCAGGCTGGCGCCCGTCACGCCTTCGGTCGCGCGTGAGATGATCGAGGAGATCAAGGGCTACCCGGTGCTCGCGGGCGCGCGCGGCAAAGCGCCCGCGGACGTCGATGCGCTGGCGGATGCGATCGTCAGGCTGTCCGCCCTCGCGGTCGATCTGAAAGACTCGCTCGCCGAGCTCGACATCAATCCGCTGTTCGTCATGGAGAAGGGCAAGGGCGTGAAGGCCGCCGACGCGCTGATCAAGCCGAAGGGATAACGACATGGAAGTCTCAAGCGAAGTCCGCCAGCTCTGCGACGAGATCCGCCGCTTCATCCGCAGCGAAGTCGATCCGCGCTCGCGCGAGATCGAGGAGAACGACGCGGTTCCCGACGACCTGATCCGCAAGGCGCGCGAGATCGGGCTTTTCGGCCTCACGATCCCCGAGGAGTACGGCGGCATCGGCCTCAACCTCGCGGGGAAGTGCGCGGTCGAGGAAGAGATGGGCAAGACCAACTACGGTTTCGCCACGCTCATCGGCAACCACACCGGCATCAGCACGGCCGGCATCGTCGCGCTCGGCAACGAGGCGCAGAAGCGCAAATATCTGCCGAAGATGGCGAGCGGCGAATGGATAGGCGCCTTCGCGCTGACCGAGCCGCAGGCGGGCTCGGACCCCGCGTCGATGCGCACGCGCGCCGAGAGGAAGGGCGACAAGTACATCCTCAACGGCGAGAAGATCTTCATCACCAACGCGATCCTGGCGAACGTGTTCACGGTGATGGCGATCACCGATCCGTCGAAAGGCATCAAGGGCATCTCGGCGTTCATCCTCGAGCGCGGCTTCAAGGGTTTCGCCATCGGCAGGAACGAGCTCAAGATGGGCATGCACGGCTGCACGACCGCGCCGCTCGCGTTCACCGACTGCGAAGTGCCGGCGGAGAACCTCCTCGGCGGCGAAGGCCTGGGTTACATCCAGGCGATGAAGACCTTGACCGCGGGGCGCGTCACCGTCTCCGCGCGCTGCTGCGGCATGATGGACAAGCTCATCCAGCAATGCGTGGACTACATGAAAGTGCGCACCCAGGGCGGCAAGAAGCTCGCCGACCACCAGGGCCTGCAATGGATGCTCGCCGACATGTCGGTCGCGCGCGACGCCGCGCGCGGGCTCACCTACCGCGCGATCGACAAGCTGGTGAGCGGCGAGCGCGGCACGATGGAAGCCTCGGCCGCCAAGCTCTTCTCGACCGAAGCGCTGGGCCGCGTCGTCGACGCCGCGGTGCAGATCCACGGCGGCATGGGTTACATGCGCGAGATGGGCATAGAGACCACGTTCCGCGACGCGCGGATCGTGCGGATCTACGAAGGCACGTCCGAGATCCAGCGCAACATCATTGCGGGGCAGCTGTTAAAGGACAATTAACCGCAAAGGACGCAAAGGACGCAAAGGAAACCAAGAACACTATTCGAATTGCTTTTCCTTGGCGTCCTTTGCGTCCTTGGCGGTGAATGCTTTTGAAGAATAAGGACTGGCATGGCCAACGTTAAAGAACTGCTGAACCTGGAAGGAAGGGTGAGCGTCGTCACCGGCGGCGCCACCGGCATCGGTCTGCGCATGGCGCTGGGGCTCGCCGAGGCGGGATCGAACCTCGTGATCGCGTCGCGCAAGCTCGACGCCTGCGAGCAGGCCGCGCACGAGATCGAGAAAACGGGCGTGAAAGCGCTCGCGGTCGCCTGCGACGTGACCAAGCAGGACCAGGTCGAAGCGATGAAGGACGCGGTGATGAAGCGCTTCGGGCACATCGACACGCTGGTCAACAACGCCGGCCGCGCATGGGTCGCGCCGCCCGAGGACTTGCCGGTCGAGCGCTGGCAGCAGGTCTTTGATCTCAACATCACCGGGCCTTTCCTGTGCGCGCAGGCGCTGGGGCGCGAGATGATCAAGGTCAGGAGCGGCAAGATCATCAACATCGCTTCGATCGCCGGCCTCGTCGGCCGCAACCCGCGCGCCTACAACTCGATCGCCTACGGCGCGAGCAAAGGCGCGCTGGTGAACTTCACGCGCGATCTCGCGGTGAAGTGGGCGCAGCACAACATCCAGGTGAACTGCATCTGCCCCGGCTTCTTCGTGACCCCTCTCAACCAGAAGCTCTACGAGAAGAACAAGGAGAATATCGACCGCGAGATCCCGCTCGGCGCACCCGGCGGCCCGGACGATCTCAAGGGCATCGCGGTGCTGCTCGCCTCCAGCGCGTCGAACTTCATGACCGGTGCGATCATCCCGGTCGACGGAGGCTCCGTCGCCTGGTAACCCGCCCGCGGCGCGCGCCGTGACGCTCGCGCCGGGCGTTCGCAAGCGCGAAGTCTGGGCGTGGGCGATGTACGACTTCGCCAACTCGGGCTATACGACGGTCGTCATCACCGCGGTGTTCAGCGCGTACTTCGTCGCCGAAGTCGCGGGCAAGGCGCCGTGGGCGACGTTCGCATGGACCGCGGCGCTGTCGTTGTCGTACGTCCTCATCATGTTGACCGGGCCCCTGATCGGCGCCTACGCCGACGCCCACGCCGCCAAGAAAAAGCTCCTGCTGCTGACCACGGTCGGCTGCGTGCTGTGCACCGCCGCGCTCGCGGCGGTCGGCCGCGGCGACGTCGCGCTGGCGGTCGCCTTGATCGTGCTGTCCAACTTCTTCTTCGGCAGCGGCGAGAACCTGATCGCCGCGTTCCTGCCGGAGCTTGCGGACGAGCGTGCGATCGGCAAGGTGTCGGGATGGGGCTGGTCGCTGGGCTACGTCGGCGGCCTGGTGAGCTTAGGCGCGTGCCTGGCCTACGTCACGCACGCGCAAGCGCAGGGCGCGGCCGCGGCGCAGTTCGTGCCGGTCGCGATGCTGATCACCGCGGCGATCTTCGCGGCTGCGAGCCTCCCCACTTTTCTCTGGCTGCGCGAGCGCGCGCGGCCGACGGGGCAGCAGCACGCGGCGCAGCGCGCTTTCGCGCGCATCCGGCAGACGCTGGCGCACGCACGCCGCTACAGCGACCTGCAGCGCTTCCTGCTGTGCGTCGTGTTCTACCAGGCGGGCATACAGACCGTGGTTGCGCTCGCGGCGATCTACGCGCAGGAAGCGATGCACTTCACCACGCAGGAGACGATCTCGCTCATCCTGGTCGTCAACGTCACCGCGGCGGTCGGCGCCTATCTCTTCGGCCAGTTCCAGGACCGGCTCGGCCACGTGCGCACCATCGTCTTCACGCTGCTCGGCTGGATCGCCGTCGTCCTGCTCGCGTACGAAAGCGAGAGCAGGGCGCTCTTCTGGATCACCGCGAATCTGGTCGGCGTCTGCCTCGGCTCCAGCCAGTCGGCGGGCCGCGCGATGGTCGGCTATCTCGCCCCGCCGGAGCGCAGCGGGGAGTTCTTCGGGCTGTGGGGGCTCGCGGTGAAGCTCTCGTCCATCCTCGGCCCGATCACCTACGGCCTGGTGAGCTGGATCTCGGGCGGCGATCACCGCCTCGCGATCCTCATCACCGGCTTCTACTTCGTCGCGGGCCTCGCGCTCGTGGCGAGCGTGGATGTCGCGCGCGGGCGCGAGGCCGCGCTCAGTTCGCCTGGATCCCCGCGGACTTGATGACCTTCGCCCACTTCGCGATCTCGGCCTTCATGTAGGCGCTGAACGCGTGCGGCGTGCTGCCTACGGGCTCGGCGCCTTCCTTGGTCAGGCGGTCGTGCAGCTCCGGCTGGTTGAGGATCGCCACGACCTCGCGGTTCACCTTGTCGACGATGTCTTTCGGCGTCTTCGCGGGCGCGAGGATCCCGTACCACGTCGCCGACTCGTAGCCTTTGATGCCCGCCTCGATCATCGTCGGCAGCTCGGGAACGGTCGCCGAGCGCTTGGGCCCGGTGGTCGCGAGCGCGCGCAGCTTGCCCGCTTTGACCTGCGGCACGCCCGAAATGATGCTCGGGAAATTCATCGAGATCTGCCCGGTGACGGTGTCGAGCAGCCCCGGCGCCACGCCTTTGTACGGCACGTGGAAGATGTTGATGCCCGCGAGCAGCTTGAAAAGCTCGCCCGAAAGATGGCTGCCGGTGCCGTTGCCCGCCGAAGCGAACGAATACTTGCCCGGATTGGCCTTGGCCAGCGCGACGAGCTCCTTCACCGAATTGGCGGGGATCGACGGGTTCACCACGAGCATCAGGTTCTGCGT
The sequence above is drawn from the Burkholderiales bacterium genome and encodes:
- a CDS encoding acetate--CoA ligase family protein, which gives rise to MRTDLERFFNPRSIAVIGASPNFVTIQGQPLKHLQSHGYAGTLYPVNPRYPEVAGLKCYPSIEEVPETPELVLILVNASMVVDMLRRCGKKGVPYVIIFSSGFSEVGGGGVQLQEELRAIAREYDIGVIGPNCQGMINVADRVYGGFGSVFNSDYDPGPVSMVSQSGGFGFSVMNLSSKDGGLAFRQMVTTGNEIGVSTLDFIEYFIRDPQTEIIAGYVEGLKDADRLLDVGEKAMQAGKPILMWKVGNTEQGQRAAASHTANLGGAMALYRAAFRQKGIIQVDDIQDVVDYGRAFRSGRLPKGNRLAIITISGGAGILMTDEIVARGMQLAQLAPETLAKLKAFIPSFGSLLNPVDVTAAIFNDLTLIDRTLQTIIDDPGVDCVAMINASLQGELAHAIAAEIVAGAKKTDKPVFLCWSARDVSAVDAYGLLDAARIPHYKSPVRCGRALAAVSWYAEAKRRVEAQRNERPLVLQGPGAKKLLAGRTADVAEHEAKRILAEYGIPATQEALAATADEAVAAAKRIGYPVAIKIQSPDISHKTEAKAVKLGLADDAELRKAFDEVVANSRAYKADAKIEGVLVQEMVKGGTEAILGVTNDPLFGPAVMFGLGGIFAEVLKDVAFRLAPVTPSVAREMIEEIKGYPVLAGARGKAPADVDALADAIVRLSALAVDLKDSLAELDINPLFVMEKGKGVKAADALIKPKG
- a CDS encoding acyl-CoA dehydrogenase family protein, which translates into the protein MEVSSEVRQLCDEIRRFIRSEVDPRSREIEENDAVPDDLIRKAREIGLFGLTIPEEYGGIGLNLAGKCAVEEEMGKTNYGFATLIGNHTGISTAGIVALGNEAQKRKYLPKMASGEWIGAFALTEPQAGSDPASMRTRAERKGDKYILNGEKIFITNAILANVFTVMAITDPSKGIKGISAFILERGFKGFAIGRNELKMGMHGCTTAPLAFTDCEVPAENLLGGEGLGYIQAMKTLTAGRVTVSARCCGMMDKLIQQCVDYMKVRTQGGKKLADHQGLQWMLADMSVARDAARGLTYRAIDKLVSGERGTMEASAAKLFSTEALGRVVDAAVQIHGGMGYMREMGIETTFRDARIVRIYEGTSEIQRNIIAGQLLKDN
- a CDS encoding glucose 1-dehydrogenase; the protein is MANVKELLNLEGRVSVVTGGATGIGLRMALGLAEAGSNLVIASRKLDACEQAAHEIEKTGVKALAVACDVTKQDQVEAMKDAVMKRFGHIDTLVNNAGRAWVAPPEDLPVERWQQVFDLNITGPFLCAQALGREMIKVRSGKIINIASIAGLVGRNPRAYNSIAYGASKGALVNFTRDLAVKWAQHNIQVNCICPGFFVTPLNQKLYEKNKENIDREIPLGAPGGPDDLKGIAVLLASSASNFMTGAIIPVDGGSVAW
- a CDS encoding MFS transporter, whose product is MTLAPGVRKREVWAWAMYDFANSGYTTVVITAVFSAYFVAEVAGKAPWATFAWTAALSLSYVLIMLTGPLIGAYADAHAAKKKLLLLTTVGCVLCTAALAAVGRGDVALAVALIVLSNFFFGSGENLIAAFLPELADERAIGKVSGWGWSLGYVGGLVSLGACLAYVTHAQAQGAAAAQFVPVAMLITAAIFAAASLPTFLWLRERARPTGQQHAAQRAFARIRQTLAHARRYSDLQRFLLCVVFYQAGIQTVVALAAIYAQEAMHFTTQETISLILVVNVTAAVGAYLFGQFQDRLGHVRTIVFTLLGWIAVVLLAYESESRALFWITANLVGVCLGSSQSAGRAMVGYLAPPERSGEFFGLWGLAVKLSSILGPITYGLVSWISGGDHRLAILITGFYFVAGLALVASVDVARGREAALSSPGSPRT
- a CDS encoding tripartite tricarboxylate transporter substrate binding protein, which produces MKSTLTRGAVALALAAALPAIAAQTNYPTRPVRLLVPSTPGGSVDTLSRTIGSRLSEKWGQQVVVDNRPGAGGVIAAETTAKAVPDGYTFLMCTVSSCATNVSLHKNLPYDPIRDFAPVTLVATQNLMLVVNPSIPANSVKELVALAKANPGKYSFASAGNGTGSHLSGELFKLLAGINIFHVPYKGVAPGLLDTVTGQISMNFPSIISGVPQVKAGKLRALATTGPKRSATVPELPTMIEAGIKGYESATWYGILAPAKTPKDIVDKVNREVVAILNQPELHDRLTKEGAEPVGSTPHAFSAYMKAEIAKWAKVIKSAGIQAN